The genomic region TCCAGTTCCTGCGACACCATGGCCCACCCCCTGGACCTGGCCCGGTCAATTTCCGTCCGCAGCTGGTCCAGGCTTGCGATCGAGTGCTCTGTCAGCTTCTGCAGCCGGACGGTTTCGAAGTAGGCCTGCAGATCCGTCTCGGTCAGGGCCCCCAGCAGCACGCGCCCCATGGAAGTGGCCCATGCCGGGAACCTGGTGCCCACAGTGATCGTCACGCTGAGCAACCGGGGCGAGGGCACACAGGCGACATACACGACGTCGGCGCCGTCAAGAATACAGAGGGAGGTGGTTTCGTTCAGCTCCGCAGCGAGGGTCTTCAGGTGCCGGTCCGCGATAGCCGGAAGCTCGAGGTTGGCCAGGAAGGACCGCCCGATGTTCAGCGAGCGGGCGGTCAGCTCGAAGTGCGCCCCGTCCGCCCGCAGGTAGCCGAGGTCGGCCAGGGTGAGCAGGAAGCGCCGGGCGGAAGCCCGGGTCGTGTCCGCAGCCGCAGCCACCTGGGACACTGTCAGCCGGGGAGCGCTCGGCGTGAAGGCCCGGAGCACGTCGAACGCCTTCTCGACCGATTTCACAAAGTAGGCCGGCTGTTCGTCCATGGGCTCCCTGCACCTCCCGGCAACCTCCAGCGGACACCGCCAAGACGTGTGGAAGCTGCGCGCTGTTCCTGACCTATCAAGGATACGAGCCGCGGTCCGGCCGGGAGCGGGGGAAACAAATACGGATTGTGAGCCGCTTCACTGTGCGCTATCCTTTCTTAGTCGCATATCGCACGACTGTTCGCGATACGCACAAATCAAAAATTCGGACCCCGTCTTTCAGTGCGGAAGGACCCCCTGCAATGACCGATCTCGCCCCTACTCAGACCGCTGAGGCGAAGCAGTACCAGCTCAAGCGCGCCAAGAAGGCCGCCCTCGCCGCCTTCCTCGGCGGCGCGCTGGAGTACTACGACTTCTTCATCTACGCCACCGCGGCGTCACTGGTCTTCTCCAAAATCTTCTTCCCGTCGGGCGATGCCACTGTCGCCCTCATCGCCTCGTTTGCCACCTTCGGCGTCGCCTACGTGGCCCGCCCCTTCGGCGCCGTCGTCTTCGGCCACCTTGGGGACAAGATCGGCCGCAAGAACACCCTCGTCCTGACCCTGGTGCTCATGGGATCGGCCACGTTCCTGATCGGCGCGCTTCCAGACTTCAACGCCGCCGGCTACTGGGCGCCCGCCCTGCTGGTGGTCCTGCGCCTCATGCAAGGTCTCTCCGCGGGCGCGGAAACCGCTGGTGCCTCCGCCCTGTCCACCGAGGAGGCTCCGGAAGGCCGCCGCGGCTTCTTCGCCAGCTTCGCCATGAGCGGCATCTCCGCCGGCATCGTCCTGGCCTCCCTGGCGTTCCTTCCCGTGGCCGCCATGAGCGAGGCGGACCGCCTCGCCTGGGGCTGGCGCATCCCGTTCTGGCTGTCCCTCGTGGTGCTGGTGGTCGCGTACCTGGTCCGGCGATCCCTCGAGGAGCCCGAGGTCTTCGAGGAAAAGCACGACCACGGCGAACTGGTGAAGCTTCCGTTCGCCAAGATGTTCAAGACGCACCCGGCGCAGTTCTTCCAGGTCGCGCTGATGTCCTTTGAAACCGTCACCAACACGTTCATGCAGTCCTTCGGCCTCGCGTATGCCGTGTCCGTCGGCGTGCCGGCGTCGACCATGCTGTGGGTGAGCATTCTGGGCAACGTCATCGCCATGTTCAGCCAGCCGCTGCTGGCCCGGCTCTCGGACAAGTTCGGCCGGCGCCCGGTGTTCATCGCCGGCGTCCTGGGGTCCGGACTGATGATCTTCGTGTACTTCTCCGTCATCTCCACGGGCAACATCCCGATGATCTTCCTCGCCAGCACCGTGATCACCGCCGGCACGTACTCGATGTCCAATGCGATTTACCCGGCCTGGTTCTCCGAGCTGTTCAACGTCAAGGTCCGCTACTCGGGCATGGCCATCGGCCTGCAGGTCGGCATCCTCTGCGCCGGCTTCACGCCGCTGCTGGGCACCGCGCTGGTCGGCGCCGACAAGACCAACTGGGGCCCCGCCGCCTGGATCGTCGCGGCCTCGTCCCTGCTGGCCGTGGCCGGCGCATACTGGGCCCGGGAAACCCACAAGACCCCGCTGCGGCAGCTGGGCAACCCGGTCCGCTAGCAGACGCGCGAACTGGCAGATAATGCCCTCAAATTGCCGATTTGAGGGCATTTTCTGCCATTCGTGGAATAGTTCTGCCGTCCGAGGGCACAGGAGGAACGCATGGAGCTTCGGCAGATCGAGGCGTTCCTTGCCGTGGCCGAGGAGCTGCACTTCGGCCGGGCAGCGCACCGCCTCCGGATGGCGCAGTCGCCACTGAGCCAGACCATCAGGAAGCTCGAGAAGGAGCTCGGCTCGGATCTGTTTGAGCGCAACACCCGCTCGGTCGCCCTGACGACAGCGGGTGTCGCCTTCCTCCCCCACGCCCGCCGGATCATCGACGAACTTGATCTCGCCCGCCGTTCCGCCGTCACCGAGCCGGGCACGTTCTACGGCCGGCTCAGCATCGGCTTTTCCGGGGCGCTGAACCACCGGACCCTTCCCCCGCTGACCCGGGCGCTCCGCCACCGCTATCCGTCCCTGGACCTGACGCTCACCGGAGGCCTGCTGACCCAGGACGCCCTGCAGCAGCTCCGCAACGGTTCGCTGGACCTCGCTTTCGTGGGGCTGCCGCTCGACGCGGGCGCGCTGGCCACCCGCACCATCGCCCTCGAACAGCTGGGCGCCACCATGCCGGTGGACCACCCCTTGGCCGACCGGCCGGCGGTCGGGCTCGCCGAACTGTCCGACGACGGTTTTGTCACCATGCGCTCCGCGCAGGGATCCACCCTCCGCGAGGCCATCTTCTCCGCCTGCGCGGCCGCCGGGTTCCGGCCGAGGGTGGCACAGGAAGTCACGGATCCGTACACCGCGCTGTCGCTCGTTGCCGGCGGGGTCGGGGTGAGCCTGATGCCCTCCTCCGTCGCGAGCATCATGCCGGGCGGCACAGTCTTCATCCCGCTGACCGGCACCGCGCCGCTGCTGGAATCGGGCCTCGCATGGAACCCGGCCGGCATCTCCCCCGCCTTGACACTCGCCCTGGCCGTCGCCGAGGAAGTCCTCCCGACGCCGGCCGGGTGATCCGGTCTCCACTGGCTGGCACCCGGTCCGGCTGAGACACCCAACCCGGCCTCCCGCCGTCGTACATTATGTGTTTTCTGCACATACTCATTGACCGAATAAGTGTTGGACGCGGCACAATCCCGGTGGCCACCATGGAGGGAACAACCACCAACTCAACGATGAGGACACACCCATGGGAACATTTGCCGTCACCTACGCCTACGCCGCCAACTCGTCCGTCGGCCGGGACGAACACCGCCCCCGCCACGTGGAATTCCTGCAGGAGCAGTTCGACGACGGCACGCTGGTGAAGAGCGGTCCGTTCGGGCCGGAGGAAGATCCGGGCGCGCTGCTGATCATCAAGGCGGACTCGAAGGCCGACGTCGAGGCACTGATGGACCAGGACCCGTTCTATCTCAACGGCCTCGTGGAGCAGCGCAGCATCCGGCAGTGGAACATCGTCTTTGGTGCCGACGCAACCGCCGACGCCACGCGGAACTAGGGGCACGTCATGCTGATCGCACGCACTGTCGCCAAGGAGACCATCCGGTACGAGGACGTTCCGGAGCCTGCCCTCGAACCCGGCCATGCCCTGGTCCGCGTCCACAACGTCACCCTGTGCGGCACCGACCTGCACATCTGGGAGGACGACTATCCGGCTGGGCTGCCCGTCATCCAGGGCCATGAATTCGCCGGCATCGTGGAGGCCATCGGAACCAACGCCGCCGGCATCCGCGCCGGTGACCGCGTTGCCGTCAGCCCGATGATCTACTGCGGACAGTGCCGCCCGTGCCGGCTGGGCCGGTTCAACGTCTGCGAAAACATCGGCTGCATCGGCTGCTATTCGGACGGTGCACTCGTGGAACTGATCAGCATGCCGGTGGAGAAACTGTGCCCCGTGCCGGACGGCCTGGAACTGGATCTCGCAGCCATGGCCGAGCCCGCGTCCATCGCCATGCAGGCGGTGAACCGGGGGCGGCCGTCCCCGGGGGAAGCGGCCCTGGTGCTGGGCAGCGGTCCGATCGGGCTGCTCGCCACGCTGTACCTGACGGATCTGGGTGTGGGCGTCGTCTGTGCCGACACCGAGCCGGACCGGCTGGCGCTGGCTTCCAGGTTCGGGGCCGCGGACACCCTGCTGGTGCATCCCCGTTCGGACTTCCCCGGCGCTGACCAGTCCGTCCGGCTCGATGCGCTGACGGACTCGTGCGGGCCGGCGCTGGTCATTGAGGCCACGGGTGTTCCGTCCTCGCTGGAGACCGCCATCCGCCTGGTGGCGAGCGCCGGACGGATCGTCCAGGTGGGAATCTCGGCGCGGACCGCGTCCGTCCCCATGAACGCCGTCCCCTTCAAGGAGATCGACCTGCTCGGCAGCCGGAACAGCCTCAACCTCATCCCATCGGGGCTGGAACTGCTGGCCCGGCATCGGGACCAGGCCCGCGCGCTGATGACGCACCGTTTTGGCTTCGGGGACCTGCAGCAGGCCTTCGAACTGATGCGCAGCCGCACCGAACCCGTGGGCAAGATCGTGGTGGACATGCCTGCCTCGCTCGCTGCCCACGAGGCGGGAACTGACGCGCTCACGGGAGTGCGGGCGTGAGCGGGGGCGACGGCGTGAGCGGGGGCGACGGCGTGAGCGGGGGCCCAGGCCTGGGCGGCACGGCGGAAAGCCCGCTGCTCACGCCCGCCGGGAACATCTCGGGCACCTACGACGTGGTGGTCGCGGGCAGCGGCGCGGCCGGCCTGGTCGCCGCGATCCGGGCGGCCGACGCCGGGCTGAGGGTGCTGGTGGCCGAGAAGGCCCCGCTGCTCGGCGGCACGACGGCCGCCGGGGGCGGCGTGATGTGGGCACCGAACAACCACCTCGCCCGGCAGGCCGGTTACCGGGACAGCCACGAGGACGGCGTCGCCTACCTCACCGAGGCCGCCGGGCACGTAGTGACCCGGGCGGAGGTGGAGTGGTACATCAGCACGGCTCCGCGGGCCGTCGCCTATCTCGACGCCGAAACCCGGCTCTCCCTGACGCCGATTGCCCGCCCGGACTACCACATGGAATGGCAGGGTGCGGCCGACGGCGGACGCGGCCTGGACAACGACGCGTTCGACCCGTCAGGGTACCCGGGCCTCGCGGAGGCGATCCGGCCGTCGTCGTACTTTCCGCTGCTGACCATGACGGAGCGCGACCGGCTCAACGGCCGGGCGGCGGATCCGGAGCTGCTGGCGCGGCGTGCCGCCACGGGCGTGCGGACCATGGGCGGCGCCCTGGTAGGGTCGCTGCTGGCGAGCGCGCTGGACCGCGGCGTGGAGATTGCGGTCTCCGCGCCGGTCGAGGACCTGGCCCGCGATGGGGACAAGTGGACGGTGACCCTCGGCGGCGGCGCAGCCGGCAGAACCGTCTCAGCGGCCGCCGTCGTGCTCGCTTCCGGCGGTTTCGAGTGGAACCCGCGGCTCCGCCAGGCGTTTCTGCCGTTTCCGGTGACACCGATCAGCGCGCCGTCCAACGAGGGCGACGGCCTGGAGCTGGGGCTGAAGGCCGGCGCCGCAGTGGCGGACATGACCGCCATCTGGGGAGTGCCCGTGATTTCCGAGGCCACGCACGAGTACGACGGCGTGCGGTCCGGCCGGATGGGCAACGTGGAAATGACCCTTCCCGGCTCGATCACTGTGAATGCGGCCGGGAAGCGCTTCGTGAATGAGGCGCTGAACTACCACGATGCCTGCCGCGTCTTCGCCTCCGTTGACCCACTGACCGGCCGCCAGCAGAACAACCCGGCATGGCTCGTGTTCGATGCGGCGTACCTGTCGAAGTACCCGGTGGCCGGTTCGGCCGCGGGCGTTCCGGCTGATTGGATGAAGGCCGCGGATTCGTTGGAGGAACTGGCCGGCAAGATCGGGATCGATCCGGCCGGGCTGGCCACCACGGTGGCACGGTTCAACGACGACGCCTTAAAGGGAGTGGACACGGAGTTCCACCGCGGTGCCGCGCCCCAGGACCGCTTCCTCGGCGATGCCGCCAACACCCCCAACCCGTGCTTGGCCCCGCTCCGTTCGGCTCCGTTTTACGCCGTCCGGATTGCCGCCGGGGTGCTGGGAACGTCCGGCGGCTTGGACACCGACTTCAACGGCCGCGTCCTGGACCGGCACCGGCAGCCGATCCCCGGACTCTACGCGGCAGGAAACGTCTCCGCGGGCGTTTTCCGCAACAACTACCCGGGCGGCGGCGCAACCCTGGGCTCGGCCATCACCCGGGCCTTCGCGGTCGGCGAGCACCTCGCCGCGACCCTCTAACCGCGCCGCCAGCGACGAGTTTTGTCCATTTCTCGCGACTTCAAGCGTGTTTAGCGCCCATTATCCGTACAGGAAACTCCAAGCAAACGAAGGACGACGGCGGAACTTCCCGCCGTCGTCCTTCTTGGGTGGATGTCATCTCCGGCAACCCGTAGGCGCCTGCATTCAACCCGTGATGCAAATCATGAAAACCCTTGACAATGTTGTACAAATATTTCCATACTTGGAACGAAGGGTTTCAAGGAAGCAACTGGAGGACCGATGCCGGCAAAACTCACGGACGTCGCAAAGCTCGCGGGCGTCTCGCTCGCCACCGCATCACGGGCGTTCGGTGACCCCGGCCGGCTCGCCGCCGAAACGCGGCAGAAGGTCATGGACGCCGCCGCGCAGCTTGGCTACGACGTCCCCGGACTCACTGGCAGCCGCACGTTCGGCGTCGTGGTCCCGGACATCTCCAACGCTGTGTTCGCCGCGCTCATCAAGGCCATCCAGGACCAGGCCTGGCACGGCCGGCACCGCATGGTCCTGGCCGACACCGCCGAATCCTCCACCCGGGAGCGTGACCACCTGGCTGCCTTCGCCACCGGGGTGGACGGCATCATCCTCTGCTCCCCGCGGCTTCCGTCGGACCAGATCCACAACCTGGCCGGCAACGTGCCGCTCGTCGTGATCAACGGCGAGGCAGACCAGGCCGCCCGTGTGCTGATGGAGGCCGGCGAGGGGATCCGGCAGGCCGTCGAACACCTCCACGCCCTCGGCCACCGCAAGCTCGCCTACATTCCCGGACCGGCCTCCTCATGGGCCAACGGCCAGCGGCTCGCGGCCATCACCCGCCTCTGCGGAGAGTGGGGCATCGAGCTGGTCACCGTGGGCAACCAGAACGCCACGGTCGACGGCGGCCTGGCCGCCGCCGCTTCGGTGGTCGCCAGCGGCGCCACCGCCGTCATCGCCTACAACGACCTCGTCGCCATCGGCATGCTCGCCGGTGCGCGGACGCTCGGCTACCACTGCCCCGAAGACATCAGCGTGGTAGGCATCGACGACCTCGACATCGCCGCCGCCGCCGAACCCGGACTCACTTCCGTCCGCGTTCCCATCAGCCGCAGCGGCTCCCTCGCCCTCGAACTCCTCCTCGAACAGATCGCCGGCAAACCCACCGCCACCGAAGCCGTCCACCTCAACTCCCAGCTCATCGTGCGTGGCTCCACCTTCGCCGCCCGCACCGCCGACCAGGCCCTCCAGGGAAAGTAACCATGAGAATCGTCATCGCAGACTCCAACCTGATGCCCCAGCGCGCCACCTTCGAAGCGGCGCTGCCGGAAGGCACCGTCACGTCCTGGCACGACAGCTGGAACGAACACTCCGTCCTGACCGACCTCAAGGACGCCGACGTCTACGTCGGACCCAAGTTCACCGCGGCCATGGGCGCCGAGGCACGGAACCTCCGGCTGGTGCACGTTGCCGGGGCCGGCTACGACGGCATCGACGCGGACGCCCTGCCCACCGGAGCCGTCTGCGCCAACACCTTCCACCATGAAGGTTCCATCGCCGAACACATCGCCGCCGTGCTGGTGGCCCTCCGCCGCAACCTGCTGGGCCAGGACGCCGCCCTGCGCACCGGCGTGTGGTCTTCCTCGGTCTACTCGCCCGAGATCCGCCAGCCGGAAACACTGCGCGGCGCCGTGGTGACCTTCCTCGGTTTCGGCCATATCGGCAGCGCCGCCTGGAAACTGCTGCAGGCCTTCGGCGCGGAAGGCGTTGCCATCACCCGCAGCGGATCCGTCAATGCCGAAGTTCACTCCCTGCGGTGGACCGGGACCACGGACCGTCTGGGCGAGGCCCTCAGCGAGTCCGACGTGCTGGTGGTCAGCATCCCGCTCGACGCAGGGACCACCTCCCTGATCGGTGCAGCCGAACTGGACAACCTCGGCCCCGACGGACAGGTCGTCAACGTTGCCCGCGGCCCGGTCGTCGACGAAACCGCACTCTACGAGGCCCTGAAGGACCGGCGAATCGCCGGCGCTGCCATCGACGTCTGGTACCAGTACCCGGGCACCGACGGCCGCGGCGAACCGTCTGCCCTGCCGTTCGGCCGGCTCGACAACGTCATCATGACCCCGCACTCCTCCGGCGTCACCGCCGAAACCTTCCGCGGCCGCGCCCGCGAGATCGCCGAAAACATCACCCGTCTGTCCGCGAACCAGCCCCTGAAGAATGTAGTGATTTCCCGATGACCCGAAAAATCGTCGACGTCGACGTCCTGGTTACCAGCCCGAGCCGCAACTTCGTCACCCTGAAGATCACCACCGACGACGGCATCGTCGGTTGGGGTGACGCCACCCTGAACGGACGCGAACTGTCCGTGGCCAGCTACCTCCGCGACCACCTCGCCCCTGCCCTGCTCGGCCGGGACGCGGACCGGATCGAAGACAGCTGGCAGTACTTCTACCGTGGCGCCTACTGGCGGCGCGGGCCGGTGACCATGGCCGCCATCGGCGCCATCGACCTGGCCCTGTGGGACATCAAGGGCAAGGCCCTGGACGTCCCCGTCTACCAGCTCCTCGGCGGCGCCGCCCGGGACAAGATCCTCACCTACACCCATGCCACCGGCTGGGACCTGCCCGAACTCCTCGACTCCGTGGACCGCCGCCGGGAACAGGGCTTCCGCGCCGTCCGCGCCCAGTCCGGGGTCCCGGGCCTAAACAAGGTCTACGGCGTCACCAAGGGC from Arthrobacter globiformis harbors:
- a CDS encoding LysR family transcriptional regulator encodes the protein MELRQIEAFLAVAEELHFGRAAHRLRMAQSPLSQTIRKLEKELGSDLFERNTRSVALTTAGVAFLPHARRIIDELDLARRSAVTEPGTFYGRLSIGFSGALNHRTLPPLTRALRHRYPSLDLTLTGGLLTQDALQQLRNGSLDLAFVGLPLDAGALATRTIALEQLGATMPVDHPLADRPAVGLAELSDDGFVTMRSAQGSTLREAIFSACAAAGFRPRVAQEVTDPYTALSLVAGGVGVSLMPSSVASIMPGGTVFIPLTGTAPLLESGLAWNPAGISPALTLALAVAEEVLPTPAG
- a CDS encoding IclR family transcriptional regulator domain-containing protein; protein product: MDEQPAYFVKSVEKAFDVLRAFTPSAPRLTVSQVAAAADTTRASARRFLLTLADLGYLRADGAHFELTARSLNIGRSFLANLELPAIADRHLKTLAAELNETTSLCILDGADVVYVACVPSPRLLSVTITVGTRFPAWATSMGRVLLGALTETDLQAYFETVRLQKLTEHSIASLDQLRTEIDRARSRGWAMVSQELEEGLRGVAVPVCRGDDVVAAVNVSLQTHRSAAEDIEKSVVPRLQEAARQIGLDYGGDASGLRRA
- a CDS encoding LacI family DNA-binding transcriptional regulator translates to MPAKLTDVAKLAGVSLATASRAFGDPGRLAAETRQKVMDAAAQLGYDVPGLTGSRTFGVVVPDISNAVFAALIKAIQDQAWHGRHRMVLADTAESSTRERDHLAAFATGVDGIILCSPRLPSDQIHNLAGNVPLVVINGEADQAARVLMEAGEGIRQAVEHLHALGHRKLAYIPGPASSWANGQRLAAITRLCGEWGIELVTVGNQNATVDGGLAAAASVVASGATAVIAYNDLVAIGMLAGARTLGYHCPEDISVVGIDDLDIAAAAEPGLTSVRVPISRSGSLALELLLEQIAGKPTATEAVHLNSQLIVRGSTFAARTADQALQGK
- a CDS encoding MFS transporter; protein product: MTDLAPTQTAEAKQYQLKRAKKAALAAFLGGALEYYDFFIYATAASLVFSKIFFPSGDATVALIASFATFGVAYVARPFGAVVFGHLGDKIGRKNTLVLTLVLMGSATFLIGALPDFNAAGYWAPALLVVLRLMQGLSAGAETAGASALSTEEAPEGRRGFFASFAMSGISAGIVLASLAFLPVAAMSEADRLAWGWRIPFWLSLVVLVVAYLVRRSLEEPEVFEEKHDHGELVKLPFAKMFKTHPAQFFQVALMSFETVTNTFMQSFGLAYAVSVGVPASTMLWVSILGNVIAMFSQPLLARLSDKFGRRPVFIAGVLGSGLMIFVYFSVISTGNIPMIFLASTVITAGTYSMSNAIYPAWFSELFNVKVRYSGMAIGLQVGILCAGFTPLLGTALVGADKTNWGPAAWIVAASSLLAVAGAYWARETHKTPLRQLGNPVR
- a CDS encoding YciI family protein; translation: MGTFAVTYAYAANSSVGRDEHRPRHVEFLQEQFDDGTLVKSGPFGPEEDPGALLIIKADSKADVEALMDQDPFYLNGLVEQRSIRQWNIVFGADATADATRN
- a CDS encoding 2-hydroxyacid dehydrogenase, producing MRIVIADSNLMPQRATFEAALPEGTVTSWHDSWNEHSVLTDLKDADVYVGPKFTAAMGAEARNLRLVHVAGAGYDGIDADALPTGAVCANTFHHEGSIAEHIAAVLVALRRNLLGQDAALRTGVWSSSVYSPEIRQPETLRGAVVTFLGFGHIGSAAWKLLQAFGAEGVAITRSGSVNAEVHSLRWTGTTDRLGEALSESDVLVVSIPLDAGTTSLIGAAELDNLGPDGQVVNVARGPVVDETALYEALKDRRIAGAAIDVWYQYPGTDGRGEPSALPFGRLDNVIMTPHSSGVTAETFRGRAREIAENITRLSANQPLKNVVISR
- a CDS encoding FAD-dependent oxidoreductase, with protein sequence MSGGDGVSGGDGVSGGPGLGGTAESPLLTPAGNISGTYDVVVAGSGAAGLVAAIRAADAGLRVLVAEKAPLLGGTTAAGGGVMWAPNNHLARQAGYRDSHEDGVAYLTEAAGHVVTRAEVEWYISTAPRAVAYLDAETRLSLTPIARPDYHMEWQGAADGGRGLDNDAFDPSGYPGLAEAIRPSSYFPLLTMTERDRLNGRAADPELLARRAATGVRTMGGALVGSLLASALDRGVEIAVSAPVEDLARDGDKWTVTLGGGAAGRTVSAAAVVLASGGFEWNPRLRQAFLPFPVTPISAPSNEGDGLELGLKAGAAVADMTAIWGVPVISEATHEYDGVRSGRMGNVEMTLPGSITVNAAGKRFVNEALNYHDACRVFASVDPLTGRQQNNPAWLVFDAAYLSKYPVAGSAAGVPADWMKAADSLEELAGKIGIDPAGLATTVARFNDDALKGVDTEFHRGAAPQDRFLGDAANTPNPCLAPLRSAPFYAVRIAAGVLGTSGGLDTDFNGRVLDRHRQPIPGLYAAGNVSAGVFRNNYPGGGATLGSAITRAFAVGEHLAATL
- a CDS encoding zinc-dependent alcohol dehydrogenase, which gives rise to MLIARTVAKETIRYEDVPEPALEPGHALVRVHNVTLCGTDLHIWEDDYPAGLPVIQGHEFAGIVEAIGTNAAGIRAGDRVAVSPMIYCGQCRPCRLGRFNVCENIGCIGCYSDGALVELISMPVEKLCPVPDGLELDLAAMAEPASIAMQAVNRGRPSPGEAALVLGSGPIGLLATLYLTDLGVGVVCADTEPDRLALASRFGAADTLLVHPRSDFPGADQSVRLDALTDSCGPALVIEATGVPSSLETAIRLVASAGRIVQVGISARTASVPMNAVPFKEIDLLGSRNSLNLIPSGLELLARHRDQARALMTHRFGFGDLQQAFELMRSRTEPVGKIVVDMPASLAAHEAGTDALTGVRA